In the Streptomyces sp. SJL17-4 genome, CACGACCTTCGCGTACGAGGGGGTCGTGGCCCACCGCGAGGGCGCCGCCTCGGGCGGCATCTTCTTCCACGACCCGGACGGCACCCGCCTGGAAATCTCCATCCCCAAGGGCGCGGAGGCAGTAGAGGCCCCGAGCGAAACGGCCCCGACCTGCGGCTTCTTCTAGAACGGCGCCCGCACCCCAACCCACCCGCACTCCAAGGAGAGACCCCATGGACGGCGCCTACCACCAGGGCTCAAGGGCCGTCCAGGCCCGAGTCGGCGTGCAAGACCTCGCCGAGCACGTGGCCCGCTCCATCACCCCCGGCATCCGCCCCGTCGCCGCCGCCTTCCTCGAAGCCCAGCCCATGCTGATGATCGGCGCGGCGGACCAGGAGGGACGCGTCTGGGGCAGCCTCCTCACCGGCGCGCCCGGCTTCACCCGCGCCACCGGCCCGCACACCGTCTCGGTCGCCGGCGGCATCCCCGCGTACGACCCGCTCGCCGACGCGATCACGCCCGACGGCACACCCGTCGGCACCCTCGCCCTCGACCCCCGCACCCGCCGCCGTATGCGCCTCAACGGCACCGCCCGCCCCAGCGCCCGTGGCTTCACGATCGAGGCCGAGCAGGTCTTCTCCAACTGCCCGAAATACCTGCAGAAGAGGGAGTGGTACGGCTCCGATCCCGGCGGCCCCGGAACCGGCACCGTCCAGCGCGGCGAGACGCTCACCCCCGCCCAGGTACGCCACGTCCGGGCAGCGGACACCTTCTTCGTGGCCACCGTCGCCCCCGACGGAGTCGACACCAGTCATCGCGGGGGCAACCCCGGGTTCGTCCGGGTCGACGCGCCCGGGGAGCTCAGCTGGCGCGACTACCCGGGCAACGCGATGTTCCTGACCCTGGGGAATCTGGAGGAGGACGGCCGCGCGGGCCTGCTCTTCCTCGACTGGGAGACCGGGACGACCCTCCAGCTCAGCGGCCTCGCCCACACCGAGTACGGCCCCGAGGGACGCGTCACCCGCTTCCGCGTGGAGCGCACGGCCGAGACCCCGGCCGGCAGCCCCCTGCGCTGGTCGCCCCCGGAGTACTCCCCGGCCAACCCGACCGAGGCCTGAGAGGCCTGAGAGGCCTGACGAAGGTCCACCCAGCGCCCGTCCGCCGACACCCCGAGCCTGTCCGCCGACACCCCGCGCCCGCCCGCCGACCCCCCGCGCCCGCCCGCCGACACCCCGAGGACCGCTCCGTGACCACCACCCCGGCCCCCGCCCCGGCAGCCCCCGCCGCCCCGACCCCGACCCCCGCCGCCCGAACATCCCGCCCCGGACCGCCCCCGCGGCCCCGCCCCCGGGTCCTCCTCGTCTCCACCGCCGGAAGTGTCGCCGCGCTGCTCCTCCTGGTCGCCCTCGGGACCGTGCTCGATCAGCCCCTGCTCATCCCGCCGCTCGCCGCCAGCATGGCGCTCGTCGCCGGCGCCCCCGATCTGCCGCTGGCCCAGCCGCGCTCGGTCGTCGGCGGCCAGCTGCTCTCCGCCCTCACCGGCTTCGCCGTGCTCGCCGTGGCGGGTCCCGGCCCGTGGGCCGCCGCCGTCGCGGGCGGCCTCGCCCTCGGCGTGATGGCGCAGGCACGTACCCCGCACTCGCCCGCCGCCGCCACCGCCGTGATCGTCGCTCTCACCTCGCCTCCCCTCTGGTCGTTTCTCGGCCTTCTCGCCCTCGCCTGCCTCCTCCTCGTCGCCGTCGGTTTCGGAACCGCCCGAGTCGGCGGCCGGACGTACCCCCTGTACTGGTTCTAACCTCGGTCCATGAAGAAGGAGTTGAGGGTGGCGGCCTACGCCGTGTGCGTACGGGACGGGCAGATGCTCCTGGCCCGCTGGGTGGCGAGCGACGGCACCAAACGGTGGACGCTGCCCGGCGGCGGCATGGACCACGGCGAGGAACCCGTACAGACCGTCGTCCGGGAGGTGGAGGAGGAGACCGGCTATCTCACCGAGCCCACCGCCCTCCTCGGCATCGACTCCATCCGCCGCGGATGGCTGCGCCGCCTCGCGGGCCCCGGCGACTTCCAGGGCCTGCGGATCATCTACGAGGCGCAGGTCACCGGGGGTGCGCTGCGCAACGAGACCGGCGGTTCCACGGATCTCGCCGCTTGGCACCCCCTCGACACCGTCCCCGGCCTGCCCCGCGTCGAACTCGTCGACATCGGCCTCGACCTGTGGCGCGAACGGCCCGCCGTCGGCCGCTCCCGGCTCGCCGATCCGTCGAACACCTGAGGATCGACCGTACGGCTGAGGATCGGCCGGAAACCGCTCAACTGGCCCCACCCCGCTCAACCGTCCCGCAGGCCCCGCGGTCCTCCCCGCCGACCGCAGTACACGCACAGCACCATCACAGGGGAGCCCGCATGTCAGCCGTACGCACGACCCGCACCGTCCTCGCCGCCGCCCTGGTCGCGGGGCTCGCCGCCACGGCACTCGCCACCCCCGCCCTCGCCGCCGCGCCGGTGAAGCGGGACCACACGGTCACCCAGCAGGCGCTCCAGGCGGCCGTCGACGCCGGCGTGCCCGGTGTCGTCGCCCAGGCCCGCGACGGTCGGGCCGGCTGGACCGGCACCGCCGGCGAGCGCCGGGGGAACGACCGCTACCGGGTCGGCTCCATCACCAAGACCTTCGTCGCCACCGTCCTCCTCCAGCTCCAGGCGGAGGGCCGGCTCGACCTCGACGACCCGGTCGAGAAGTGGCTGCCCGGCGTCGTCCGGGGCAACGGCCACGACGGCCGCAAGATCACCGTGCGTCAGCTGCTCAACCACACCAGCGGCATCTACAGCGTCACCTCCGACCCCGGCTTCCAGGAGAAGGTCTTCGGCCCCGCCTTCCTCGAACACCGCTACGACCGCTGGACCCCGAAGCAGCTCGTCGACATCGCCATGACCCACGCGCCGGACTTCGCCCCCGGCACCGGCTGGAACTACTCCAACACCAACTACGTCCTGGCCGGCATGGTGATCGAGAAGGTCACGGGCCGCCCGTACGGCAAGGCGGTCGAGAACCGCATCATCAAGCCGCTCAAGCTCCGCGCCACGAGCGTCCCCGGCACCGACGTGACGATGCCGAAGCCGAGCTCCCCCGCCTGGTCCACGCTCTCCGCCGACCCGGACGCGCCGGTCCACGACGTCAGCGAGCTGAGCCCCACCATCGCCTACGCGGCCGGCGAGATGATCTCCGACTCCAACGACCTGGGGACCTTCTACCGCGCCCTGCTCAAGGGCCGGCTGCTCCCGAAGGCCGAGATGAAGGAGATGACCGCCACCGTCCGGATGTCGCCCGAACTCCCCGGGCTGGGATACGGACTCGGGCTCATGCAGCAGAAGCTGAGCTGCGGCAAGGAGATCTGGGGTCACGGTGGCGGCATCCACGGTTCCTCCTCCGAGGCCCACGCCACCCGCGACGGTGCGCACACCCTCGCCATGAACTTCAACGCCGACTGGACGGGCGACAGCACCACCGTCCTGGAGGCCGAGTTCTGCGGAGTCACCCCGAAGGGCTGACTCCTCACCGCGGCAGGCCTCACCGCGGCAGGACGACGACATACGCGGCGGGCTGCCGGTCGGGCGCGGCCATCAGGGCCGTACGCACCACGGTGGCCTGCTGGTCCATCGCCTCGCGCAGCTTGCGCGGGGTGAGGTGGACGACCGTGATGCCGAGCCGCTCCAGATGCTCCCGCTTGCGGGTGTACTCGGACCAGAGCGCGTCCTCGTCCTGCCGTGGCGCCCGGGTGTCCAGCTCGACGGCGACCGCCTGGTCGGGCCAGTAGGCGTCCACCCCGCCCAGGTGCGGGCCGCCCGGCAGCCGCAGGTCCACGTTCCACAGCGGGTCCGGCAGGGCGAACTCCCGCACCATCTCGTACAGCCGCTCCTCCGAGAGCGAGCGTCCTTCGGCGAGCAGCGCGTCCACCGCGTCCACCACATGCGGCCGGGTGAGGAGCCGGGCGCGGTTCAACTCGCGTACCACCGCACCCGGTTCGCAGTGTCCGCCGCGCACCGCCTCGGTGAGCAGCCTGCGTACGGTCTCCGCGTCGCCGAGTTCGGACACCGCGTCGGCGACGGCGCGGGCGACCGGGGCGACGGGCAGGCCCGTCAGCTCCACCGGCTCCGGGGACTCGGGGGCGCGCACCACCCGCACCCAGCCGGTGGAACGCAGCCGCCGGGTGCGGGGGACCAGGATGTCGATCCGGTCCAGGGCGGTGAGCGGGGGAGCGGAGGAGAAGCGGTGCAGGGCCAGCGCGGCGAGTCCGGTGATCATCGCGTCGGGGCCCTGCGGAGGTACGGCGCCGGTCCTGCGGGCGTAGAGGAGTGCCGCGTGGAGCCGGTCCTCGCTGGTGGGCGGCCCCGGCTGGAGCAGGAAGACGCCGGGCAGGAGCTGCTGCCAGGCACCCGGCCGGCAGCGCGCGGCGACCTCGCCGGCGGGAATGCCCTGGGCCCTCAACTGGTCGGCGGACGCCAGGCGTTGTGGTCGGCCGGTCTGGGGGGAGAGGGGGAGGGGGCGGGGGGTGATGGGGGTGTTGTGGTTCATGCCGGGGGTCTTCCGCTCCCGAAGGCCGCCCTAACCCCTGTTACACGCTCGTCGACAATCAGGGACAACCCCGTCCTAAAGTACGCGCGTTCGAGTGCCGATGAGAGATGCCGCGTCGGGGGGGCGTACTTTCCGCGAGCCCGACGCGTCGGGGGCGTACCTTCCGTATCTTCCGCGAGCCCGACGCACCAAGGAGCGGCGCCCTCTCCAGGACGCCGCTCCCCGGGACCGACCGGCTAGACCGCCGCCGGGCGTCCGTCGCAGTCCTGCGCCCGCAGCGCCCGCGCCAGGTCGTCCCTCGCTTCAAGGACCAGCCGGCGAAGGGCCGGAGCGGCCGACTCGTGCGCCGACAGCCAGGCGTCCGTCGCGGCCGCCGTCGCCTCGTCGTCCTGGAGCCCCGGGAACAGGCCCTTGACGACGTCCATCCCGATCTGGATCGACCGCTCGGCCCACAGCCGCTCGATCGCCGCGAAGTACTTCTCCGCGTAGGGGGCGATCAGCGCGCGCTGCGAGGGCTGGACGAAGCCCGCGATCGTCGCCTCGACGAGCGCGTTCGACAGGGTGTCCGACTCGACGACCTGCGCCCAGGCCTGCGCCTTGACGGCCGCCGAGGGCCGCGAGGCCAGCAGGCGGACCTGGTGGCGCTTGCCCGTCGCCGTGTCGTCCCGGCTCAGCTCCTCGCC is a window encoding:
- a CDS encoding pyridoxamine 5'-phosphate oxidase family protein; amino-acid sequence: MDGAYHQGSRAVQARVGVQDLAEHVARSITPGIRPVAAAFLEAQPMLMIGAADQEGRVWGSLLTGAPGFTRATGPHTVSVAGGIPAYDPLADAITPDGTPVGTLALDPRTRRRMRLNGTARPSARGFTIEAEQVFSNCPKYLQKREWYGSDPGGPGTGTVQRGETLTPAQVRHVRAADTFFVATVAPDGVDTSHRGGNPGFVRVDAPGELSWRDYPGNAMFLTLGNLEEDGRAGLLFLDWETGTTLQLSGLAHTEYGPEGRVTRFRVERTAETPAGSPLRWSPPEYSPANPTEA
- a CDS encoding HPP family protein; translated protein: MTTTPAPAPAAPAAPTPTPAARTSRPGPPPRPRPRVLLVSTAGSVAALLLLVALGTVLDQPLLIPPLAASMALVAGAPDLPLAQPRSVVGGQLLSALTGFAVLAVAGPGPWAAAVAGGLALGVMAQARTPHSPAAATAVIVALTSPPLWSFLGLLALACLLLVAVGFGTARVGGRTYPLYWF
- a CDS encoding NUDIX hydrolase, yielding MKKELRVAAYAVCVRDGQMLLARWVASDGTKRWTLPGGGMDHGEEPVQTVVREVEEETGYLTEPTALLGIDSIRRGWLRRLAGPGDFQGLRIIYEAQVTGGALRNETGGSTDLAAWHPLDTVPGLPRVELVDIGLDLWRERPAVGRSRLADPSNT
- a CDS encoding serine hydrolase domain-containing protein, with product MSAVRTTRTVLAAALVAGLAATALATPALAAAPVKRDHTVTQQALQAAVDAGVPGVVAQARDGRAGWTGTAGERRGNDRYRVGSITKTFVATVLLQLQAEGRLDLDDPVEKWLPGVVRGNGHDGRKITVRQLLNHTSGIYSVTSDPGFQEKVFGPAFLEHRYDRWTPKQLVDIAMTHAPDFAPGTGWNYSNTNYVLAGMVIEKVTGRPYGKAVENRIIKPLKLRATSVPGTDVTMPKPSSPAWSTLSADPDAPVHDVSELSPTIAYAAGEMISDSNDLGTFYRALLKGRLLPKAEMKEMTATVRMSPELPGLGYGLGLMQQKLSCGKEIWGHGGGIHGSSSEAHATRDGAHTLAMNFNADWTGDSTTVLEAEFCGVTPKG